From Candidatus Limnocylindria bacterium, a single genomic window includes:
- a CDS encoding ABC transporter permease, giving the protein MTTFIVRRVLWMIPSLVVVFTLTFVVVHATPGSPWDESEKPLPEAVKQNLAKQYHLDDPLPKQYADYLINALHGDLGPSYRSVERSVSEIVAATLPVSAQLGLAAMLFALLVGIPLGTLAAVKHNTWIDYTASLITVSGLATPPFVRVSLLIVALSLGVAWLPTGGWNGILDVRAIIPTLAIGLGPAAILARYTRSSLLEVLGQDFIRTARAKGLRELMIVVRHAMKNALIPVLTVAGVTLSNVITGAFFVERIYGVPGIGRQFVDSVTGRDYPLLLGIVLIFAILISVVNLLTDISYGYADPRIRYR; this is encoded by the coding sequence ATGACGACATTCATCGTCCGCCGCGTTCTCTGGATGATCCCGAGCCTCGTTGTCGTCTTCACGCTCACCTTTGTTGTCGTCCACGCGACCCCAGGCAGCCCGTGGGACGAGAGCGAGAAGCCGCTCCCGGAGGCCGTGAAGCAGAACCTCGCCAAGCAGTACCACCTCGACGATCCACTGCCCAAGCAATACGCCGACTACCTCATCAACGCGCTGCACGGCGATCTCGGGCCGTCGTATCGGAGCGTCGAGCGCTCGGTGTCGGAGATCGTCGCGGCGACACTGCCGGTGTCGGCACAGCTCGGCCTTGCGGCGATGCTGTTCGCACTGCTCGTCGGGATACCTCTTGGCACTCTCGCCGCGGTGAAACACAACACCTGGATCGACTACACGGCGTCGCTCATCACCGTGAGCGGACTGGCGACCCCACCATTCGTGCGCGTCTCGCTTTTGATCGTTGCCCTGTCGCTCGGCGTCGCCTGGCTGCCGACCGGCGGTTGGAACGGCATCTTGGACGTGCGCGCGATCATCCCGACGCTCGCGATCGGGCTCGGGCCGGCGGCCATCCTCGCCCGCTACACCCGCTCCAGCCTCCTCGAGGTCCTGGGGCAGGACTTCATCCGCACGGCCCGCGCCAAGGGGCTGCGTGAGCTGATGATCGTGGTCCGCCACGCGATGAAGAACGCGCTCATACCCGTGCTGACGGTCGCGGGCGTCACGCTCTCGAACGTCATCACCGGCGCGTTCTTCGTCGAGCGCATCTACGGTGTACCGGGGATCGGTCGGCAGTTCGTCGACAGCGTCACCGGACGCGACTACCCGCTGCTGCTCGGCATCGTCCTCATCTTCGCCATCCTGATC